Part of the Paenibacillus sp. YPG26 genome, GGCCAGGTGGCATGCTATTCCCGTGGAGCGGCTGCCTGCGCAGACACCGGTTACTGGACACAAGCCGCGGATTGAGCTTGCTGCCACCGAGATTGTCTCGTGTGAGAAGCAGGCGGCAGCTCTGCTTGCAGAGCTGCCTATTCCCGCCAGGGCCGCGGCCAGGCTGCTTGAAGCCATCCGGGATCTGGCCGCCATGGGGGAAGGTTCCCCTTACGCAGCTTCCCAGGTGCTTTCGCATGGCGATCTGCACTTAGGGAACTATGCCAAATCCGGCGAGAAGGTGGTTGTGCTGGACTGGGAGCATGCGCATCTTAATACAATCCACTGGGATCTGTATCACCTGTTGGACATGTCCCATCCGCTTTTTCCCAGACAGATCAGTCCTTCAACCCGGACTAGGGTTCTAAATGAGTATGCGGCCGAGTCGGCCAAGAACGGCAAGCTTCTGGATAGAGAACGGTTGAGAGAAGAGTACGCCTTCTTCGCGGCAGTATACTCCGTCTGGATGCTGCTGCTGATCTATAAGGACCTTGGGCAAAAGGAGGCCGTATGGCCTGCTGAACAATTACACGCGCAGTGGAGAGAGACGGCGGACAGTCTGGTGCAGTGTATGAGCCTGCTCGGCTTGACAGACAGCGGGGGCGGCATGGACATCAGCAATCATATTGAGAAGGCGGTGGGAGAATGAAGAAGGTCGGACTGGTTATGCGCAAAATCCAATTCACTGAAGCCCAAGGGCCGCGCGTATTCGCGGACAGGCTGCGTCAGATTGGAAGAGAGCTCGGTGTGGATATTGTATTTATCTCTCCGGAACGGCATGTCAGCGGGCATGACTGGCTCCCGGGTTATGAGCACGAGAAGGGGGATCTGGTCAACTATGATCTAGTTCTCGATCAGATCTATGAGCAGAAGATTGACCATGTGATCTATACGGTGTCGGGGTTCACCTTCCTGAAGATGTTCCTGAAGAACAGCGTGCTGTTCCCGCACAGCTTCCCAGACCCCGCACTGACCGGATACGAGATGATGAAGCCATTCTACTCTATTGTGGACAAAGCGATTGTCCAGACGGACTTCCTGAAGCGGGAGATGGGGCGCAACTTCGGAATTCATGATGTTACAGTGATCCCGATCGGCTTCAACGAAGCCCTGGCTGAGAAGCACTATGACCCTTCACAGGTCGTAGACAACCGGATTATGTGGATTGGCAGGGACGAGGAGAACCGGCGGCCTGATCTTGTAGTTGAATACGCGCGGCAGAATCCGGACAAGGAAGTATTCATGGTGTTCGGTGGGGAACGGTACCGGGAGAGCATGAAGAAATACGACCTTCCGTCCAACATCAAGCTGCAGTTCGCCTTGTCCCAGAACGAGGTGTTCGCCTTGATGAATTCGTCCAAAGTGTATTGGAGCAGTTCCAAATTCGACACGTTCGCGATGCCGCTGACCGAGGCCATGGCCATGGGCAAAATCGTCGTCAAGCCGGAGCATCCC contains:
- a CDS encoding glycosyltransferase, which gives rise to MKKVGLVMRKIQFTEAQGPRVFADRLRQIGRELGVDIVFISPERHVSGHDWLPGYEHEKGDLVNYDLVLDQIYEQKIDHVIYTVSGFTFLKMFLKNSVLFPHSFPDPALTGYEMMKPFYSIVDKAIVQTDFLKREMGRNFGIHDVTVIPIGFNEALAEKHYDPSQVVDNRIMWIGRDEENRRPDLVVEYARQNPDKEVFMVFGGERYRESMKKYDLPSNIKLQFALSQNEVFALMNSSKVYWSSSKFDTFAMPLTEAMAMGKIVVKPEHPCYGHIHARHAFAGNEENWFELVNMAAGASYQVSEENRSYAFEKFSSRVMKQGYQDFFDKWLRS
- a CDS encoding phosphotransferase, encoding MDNLTEAVTSDGRLDDCRIYARETLYKGMNGRFVERFYVSPQQSYIFKPVTHAGQEGRESWVYAHILPLIPDVYPKILAESRTNEETSWAIFEDLGKLNHAFEWEPILEVTQVMARWHAIPVERLPAQTPVTGHKPRIELAATEIVSCEKQAAALLAELPIPARAAARLLEAIRDLAAMGEGSPYAASQVLSHGDLHLGNYAKSGEKVVVLDWEHAHLNTIHWDLYHLLDMSHPLFPRQISPSTRTRVLNEYAAESAKNGKLLDRERLREEYAFFAAVYSVWMLLLIYKDLGQKEAVWPAEQLHAQWRETADSLVQCMSLLGLTDSGGGMDISNHIEKAVGE